The genomic stretch CCAGAGCGGCCACTTCGCCCAGGTGGCATCCGGCTTGTCGTCGGGCCCGATGGCGAAGAACGAAAAGACCAGGATGAACGCGAGACCCGCCGCGGCGGAGAAACCGACGAATTTCTTCGACTTGCTGGGACCGAAGGCTTCGACCATCAGCAACAGCAGGCCGAGGAAAACGGTCAGGGCTTCGAGGTAGTAGGCGGGCATGGGAAGAAGCGAAAAGTGATCAGTGACCGGTGATCAGTGGAAATCACTTGTTGAGAAACTGAAGGAGCAGGTTCGGGTAGAGGCCGACGGCGAGCAGCGCGACCGCGAGGAGCAGCGCCGGGATGCGGTCGGCAAGGGTCAGGTCGGCGGCACCATCGGTGGCGCGGACGCTTTCGCCCTGGAAGATCCGGCGATAGGCACGGAGCATGTAGATCGCGCTGATGACCACACCCCAGATCGCGAGGATGCAGGTGATCTGCACCGGGCCAAGGCCGACGGCGGGATCGTAGTTCTGGAAGGACGAGAGGAAGACCATCACTTCGCCCGCGAAGTTGGCGAGGCCGGGCAGGCCGATCGACGCCATGCCGACCATGCCAAACAGGAAGGCGAGGCCGGGCGCGGACTTGGCAAGGCCGCCGAGGTCGGAAAGCTCGAGTGTGCCGGTGTTGCGCTCGATGCGATCGGCGAGGCCGAAGAGCATGGCAATCGAGACGCCGTGAGCGAACATCAGCAGCACCGCGGCCGGCTCGGCGAGGTCGTTGACCTGGCCATTAGCTTTCGCCGCGGCAAGCGCGGCGATGGCGAGGAAGATGTAGCCCATGTGCATCACCGACGAATTGCCGAGCATGCCATCGAGGCGCTTCTGACTGATCGTCACGAGGCCCACCCACAGGATATTGCCGAGCAGCAGCACACAGAGCGGGACGAGCCAAGCGTTGAGACCTTCGGGAACCAGCGGGATGGCAAGGCGGAGCAGACCATAGAGGCCGAACTTCTTCAGCACGCCCGCATGCAGCATGGCAGTCGGAGCCGGAGCGCTTGCGTAGGCCGGAGCGGCCCAAGAGTGGAATGGGAACAGCGAGACCAGCACGCCGAAGCCAACGATCAGCAGTCCGGCGATGCCCTTCTGCGAGGCGGCATCGATCTTGAGCGAGCCTTCATTCGCCGCCTTCACCATCGTCGGGATGTCGAAGGTGCCGGCAAGGTTGGCGAGCCAGACAAGGCCGGCGAGCAGGACGATCGAGCCGAGGCCGAGGTAGATGGTGATCTTCCAAGCCGCATCCTTGCGGTCGCCGCGACCGAGGATGCCGATCATGAGGAAGGTCGGGATCAGCGCGAGCTCGTGGAAGGCGTAGAAGAAGAACAGGTCGGTAGCGGCGAAGGCACCGATGGCGCCCGCAGAGATCA from Luteolibacter arcticus encodes the following:
- a CDS encoding complex I subunit 4 family protein, encoding MLLVLVLLPLLAFVAMLAGAPARKAAIAAGVANLVIGLWAATSWENAKLWSISLPVLEKPALHLALGFQDGMSLIMVLLSVIVTLAALLSGKAPEGRETLYYGSSLLISAGAIGAFAATDLFFFYAFHELALIPTFLMIGILGRGDRKDAAWKITIYLGLGSIVLLAGLVWLANLAGTFDIPTMVKAANEGSLKIDAASQKGIAGLLIVGFGVLVSLFPFHSWAAPAYASAPAPTAMLHAGVLKKFGLYGLLRLAIPLVPEGLNAWLVPLCVLLLGNILWVGLVTISQKRLDGMLGNSSVMHMGYIFLAIAALAAAKANGQVNDLAEPAAVLLMFAHGVSIAMLFGLADRIERNTGTLELSDLGGLAKSAPGLAFLFGMVGMASIGLPGLANFAGEVMVFLSSFQNYDPAVGLGPVQITCILAIWGVVISAIYMLRAYRRIFQGESVRATDGAADLTLADRIPALLLAVALLAVGLYPNLLLQFLNK